Genomic window (Streptomyces sp. SLBN-31):
GCCGCCGCGGGCCTCAAGCCCGGCGACAAGATCGTCTCCTTCGCCGGGGTGCGCACCACCGACTGGAACAGGCTCTCCGACCTCATCCGGCAGAGCCCCGGCAAGAACGTGCCGATCGTCGTCGACCGCAAGGGCCAGGAGGTCACCCTCCACGCCACCATCGCCACCAACCAGGTCGCCAAGAAGGACTCCAGCGGCCAGATCGTCCAGGGCAAGTACGTCAGCGCCGGCTTCCTCGGCTTCAGCGCCGCCACCGGCATCGTCAAGCAGGACTTCGGCGAGTCGCTGACCTGGATGGGCGACCGCGTCGGCGAGGCCGTCGACTCCATCGCGGCCCTGCCCGCCAAGATCCCCGGCCTGTGGGACGCCGCCTTCGGCGACGGCAAGCGCGCCCCCGACTCCCCGATGGGCGTGGTCGGCGCGGCCCGCGTCGGCGGCGAGATCTTCACCCTGGACATCCCGGCCACCCAGCAGCTGGCGATGTTCGTCATGCTGGTGGCGGGCTTCAACCTCTCGCTGTTCCTGTTCAACATGCTGCCGCTGCTGCCCCTGGACGGCGGCCACATCGCGGGTGCCCTGTGGGAGTCGTTGCGGCGGAACGTGGCCCGCGTCCTCAAGCGCCCGGACCCGGGCCCCTTCGACGTGGCGAAGCTGATGCCGGTGGCCTACGTGGTCGCGGGGATCTTCGTCTGCTTCACCCTTCTGGTCCTGGTCGCGGACGTCGTCAACCCGGTGAAGATCACCTAGTCACGCGTCGTTCACGGCGGCCCGGGACCCTCGGTTCCGGGCCGCCCCCCGTTGGGCGGGTCGAGGTGGGGGAGTGCTCGGGGCCCGCGCCGGTGCCGTAATCTCGAAGCCTGGAGCCCGTTGTTCCGGGACCGGATCCTGATCCACGACTTGGGGTTGCACAGCAGATGACTGCGATTTCTCTCGGCATGCCGTCCGTTCCGACCAGGGTTGCCGAGCGGCGGAAGAGCCGGCAGATCCAGGTCGGCTCCGTGGCGGTCGGCGGGGACGCGCCGGTTTCGGTGCAGTCGATGACCACGACGCGTACGTCCGACATCGGCGCGACCCTGCAGCAGATCGCCGAACTGACCGCGTCCGGCTGCCAGATCGTGCGCGTGGCGTGCCCCACGCAGGACGACGCGGACGCCCTCGCCACCATCGCCAAGAAGTCGCAGATCCCCGTCATCGCCGACATCCACTTCCAGCCGAAGTACGTCTTCGCGGCCATCGAGGCCGGCTGCGCCGCGGTCCGGGTGAACCCCGGCAACATCAAGCAGTTCGACGACAAGGTCAAGGAGATCGCCAAGGCCGCCAAGGACCACGGCACCCCGATCCGCATCGGCGTCAACGCCGGCTCCCTCGACCGGCGACTGCTGCAGAAGTACGGCAAGGCGACGCCGGAGGCGCTGGTCGAGTCCGCGCTGTGGGAGGCGTCCCTCTTCGAGGAGCACGATTTCCGGGACATCAAGATCTCGGTCAAGCACAACGACCCGGTCGTGATGATCGAGGCGTACAAGCAGCTCGCCGCCCAGTGCGACTACCCGCTGCACCTCGGCGTCACCGAGGCGGGCCCGGCCTTCCAGGGCACCATCAAGTCCGCGGTGGCCTTCGGCGCCCTCCTCAGCCAGGGCATCGGCGACACGATCCGCGTCTCGCTGTCCGCGCCGCCGGTCGAGGAGGTCAAGGTCGGCAACCAGATCCTGGAGTCGCTGAACCTCAAGCAGCGCGGCCTGGAGATCGTCTCCTGCCCGTCCTGCGGCCGCGCCCAGGTCGACGTCTACAAGCTGGCCGAAGAGGTCACCGCCGGCCTCACCGGCATGGAGGTCCCGCTGCGCGTCGCCGTCATGGGCTGCGTCGTCAACGGCCCCGGAGAGGCCCGCGAGGCCGACCTCGGCGTCGCCTCCGGCAACGGCAAGGGCCAGATCTTCGTCAAGGGCGAGGTCATCAAGACCGTCCCCGAGTCGAAGATCGTGGAGACCCTCATCGAGGAGGCCATGAAGCTCGCGGAGCAGATGGAGGCGGACGGCACGGCCTCGGGCGAGCCGTCTGTGTCGGTGGCGGGCTGACGCGCGCGGCCTTCTCGGCGCCGCCCCGCACCACCCAGCCCGTCCGGCGTTCGAGGACGAGGCCGTTCAGGCCGAAGCGGGGGCGCGGGGGCGGCGGCCCCCGCACCCGGCGCCCCCAACACCGCACGCCCCAAGGCCAACGGCCACCACCGCAGGGCGGCACCGCCAAGCTTCCGCAGGTACAGTGCGGAAATCAGCAGAACCTCAGGGTGAGGGCCCGCACGTGTTGACGCAGACCACCTCACGGGTGCTCGAACCGAGCGACCTGGACGCCGCGCTCGCCGTCCTCGACCGCGAGCCGGTCACGAACGCCTTCGTGACCTCCCGCGTCCAGGTGGCGGGCCTCGACCCGTGGCGGCTCGGCGGCGAGATGTGGGGCTTCTACGAGGAGGGCATGCTGACGTCCCTCTGCTACGCCGGAGCCAACCTGGTCCCCATCTGCGCGACCCCGCGGGCCGTACGCGCCTTCGCCGACCGGGCCCGGCGCGCGGGCCGCCGCTGCTCCTCCATCGTCGGCCCCGCCGACGCCACCACCCAGCTCTGGCGCCTGCTGGAACCCAGTTGGGGCCCGGCCCGCGAGGTCCGCTCCCACCAGCCGCTCATGGTCACCGACCGCATGCCCGACGACATCGCCCCGGACCCGTACGTGCGTCGCATCCGCAAGGACGAGATGGAGACGATCATGCCGGCGTGCGTGGCGATGTTCACCGAGGAGGTCGGCGTCTCCCCGCTGGCCGGCGACGGCGGCCTGCTCTACCAGGCCCGGGTCGCCGAACTCGTCGGCTCCGGCCGCTCCTTCGCCCGCCTCGACGAACACGGCAAGGTCGTCTTCAAGGCGGAGATCGGGGCGGCGACGCCCCAGGCCTGCCAGATCCAGGGCGTGTGGGTGGCCCCCGAGTACCGGGGGAGGGGCATCGCCGCACCGGGCATGGCGGCGGTCCTGCGCTACGCGCTGGCGGACGTGGCACCGGTGGTCAGCCTGTACGTGAACGACTTCAACACACCGGCCAGGAGGACCTACCGGAGGGTGGGCTTCCAGGAGGTCGGCGCCTTCATGAGCATTCTCTTCTGATGGCTGTTCACAGCGCTGGTCCGACCCCCGTACGAGACCTGTAGTCTCCCCGGCATGCTGCACTTTCCCGGTCACGGTCATCGCCACCGGCCCGACGACGTCGTGATCGGCCCCGTCGATCTGTCCGCCCGGGTCGACGAGGCGCTCGCCGTGCAGGCCGTGGCCTTCGGACTGGGCGCCGACGAGGTCGCCGTGCGCCGGCAGATCGTGCTGCGGCACATGACCTACCCGGGCGCCCGCGCGCTCGGCGCCACCCTGCCCGACGGCACGCTGGTCGGCTTCGTCTACGGCATGCCCAACGACCGCGCCCACTGGTGGTCGACGGTCGTCGAGCCGTACCTGCGCGCGCACGGTCACGAGGGGTGGCTCGACGACTCCTTCGTGATCACCGAGCTGCACGTCCACCCCCGCCACCAGAACCG
Coding sequences:
- a CDS encoding RIP metalloprotease: MMILGIVVFAFGLLVSIAWHELGHLSTAKLFGIRVPQYMVGFGPTIWSRKKGETEYGVKAVPFGGYIRMIGMFPPGPDGQLTARSTSPWRGMIEDARSAAFEELKPGDETRLFYTRAPWKRVIVMFAGPFMNLILAVALFLTVLMGFGISQQTTTVSSVSQCVIAQSENRDTCKKGDAASPAAAAGLKPGDKIVSFAGVRTTDWNRLSDLIRQSPGKNVPIVVDRKGQEVTLHATIATNQVAKKDSSGQIVQGKYVSAGFLGFSAATGIVKQDFGESLTWMGDRVGEAVDSIAALPAKIPGLWDAAFGDGKRAPDSPMGVVGAARVGGEIFTLDIPATQQLAMFVMLVAGFNLSLFLFNMLPLLPLDGGHIAGALWESLRRNVARVLKRPDPGPFDVAKLMPVAYVVAGIFVCFTLLVLVADVVNPVKIT
- the ispG gene encoding flavodoxin-dependent (E)-4-hydroxy-3-methylbut-2-enyl-diphosphate synthase, yielding MTAISLGMPSVPTRVAERRKSRQIQVGSVAVGGDAPVSVQSMTTTRTSDIGATLQQIAELTASGCQIVRVACPTQDDADALATIAKKSQIPVIADIHFQPKYVFAAIEAGCAAVRVNPGNIKQFDDKVKEIAKAAKDHGTPIRIGVNAGSLDRRLLQKYGKATPEALVESALWEASLFEEHDFRDIKISVKHNDPVVMIEAYKQLAAQCDYPLHLGVTEAGPAFQGTIKSAVAFGALLSQGIGDTIRVSLSAPPVEEVKVGNQILESLNLKQRGLEIVSCPSCGRAQVDVYKLAEEVTAGLTGMEVPLRVAVMGCVVNGPGEAREADLGVASGNGKGQIFVKGEVIKTVPESKIVETLIEEAMKLAEQMEADGTASGEPSVSVAG
- a CDS encoding GNAT family N-acetyltransferase, producing MLTQTTSRVLEPSDLDAALAVLDREPVTNAFVTSRVQVAGLDPWRLGGEMWGFYEEGMLTSLCYAGANLVPICATPRAVRAFADRARRAGRRCSSIVGPADATTQLWRLLEPSWGPAREVRSHQPLMVTDRMPDDIAPDPYVRRIRKDEMETIMPACVAMFTEEVGVSPLAGDGGLLYQARVAELVGSGRSFARLDEHGKVVFKAEIGAATPQACQIQGVWVAPEYRGRGIAAPGMAAVLRYALADVAPVVSLYVNDFNTPARRTYRRVGFQEVGAFMSILF
- a CDS encoding GNAT family N-acetyltransferase produces the protein MLHFPGHGHRHRPDDVVIGPVDLSARVDEALAVQAVAFGLGADEVAVRRQIVLRHMTYPGARALGATLPDGTLVGFVYGMPNDRAHWWSTVVEPYLRAHGHEGWLDDSFVITELHVHPRHQNRGVGRSLITTITDGAAEPRSILSAIDTDSPARGLYHSLGYQDLARQVLFPSAPKPYAVMGAPLPLRHR